DNA sequence from the Anomalospiza imberbis isolate Cuckoo-Finch-1a 21T00152 chromosome 14, ASM3175350v1, whole genome shotgun sequence genome:
GCATCCCACCAGGTGAAGCTTTCTCCTCATCCTCAAACAGACTGTCTGAGCTATCAGAGAAGAAATCCTCCAGTTCCTCCTGCCTCATCTTGGACTCCAGAGCAGTGATGCGCTGCTTCAGCTTCATCTGGGCATCATTGTACTCAGTCAGGAGCCGGCCAAAGCGGGTATGCAGCATGTCCAGGTTTGAGGCCACCCTGtccagcctctcctccatacTCTTCCCTTCTGTGCTTTCCTCTGCAGCTGACTCATCCAGCAGCCCTTCCTTGATTAGGATCTCCCGGCCACGCTCTTCCAAGATCCTTTTGGCATCAGGATACTCTGTGACTGCCTCCATGAGGTCTTCCTTAGACAGGCAGAAGAGATCAGAGTAGCCCAAGCTGCGGATGTTGGCTGTGCGCCTGTTGCCCATTTTGCTCCCTTTGATGTTGAGGATGCTGATCTCACCAAAGCAGCCCCCTGCAGTGAGCAAAGCATACTGTGTCATCCCATCATCCGCCACCACGGCCAGCTTGCCCTCCTTGATGATGTACATCTCCTTCCCGATGTCCCCTTTCCGGCACACGTAATCCCCGGGGCTGAACACCTGAGGGCGAAGCTTCAGCACCAGCTCCACCAGCAGCCCTGCCTCACAATTCTGGAAAATCCTCACCTTCTTCAGTGTCTCCAGGTGAACATTGATGGCAATCTCTGCCCTTAACTTATCAGGGAGGTTCTTGAGGACCTCCCGTTCGTCTACTGCCTTCTTGTTGGTCCACAGGTAGTCGAACCACTTGATGACTTTGGTTTCCAAGTCTTTGCTCACCTTGCGGAACTGCATGTAGTGTTTGACGGCGTCGATTTTGGCCTGGAACTCCGCCCTGGTGGCGTTCATGTTGGATATCATGGACCCCACGTTCCCCACGATGGTGGCAAAGATGAGGACGCCGATGAGGAAATCAAAGATCACGAAGAGGTACTCTTCATCCCGCACGGGAGGAGGGGTCTCCCCAATGGTGGTCAGAGTCAGCGTAGACCAGTAAAGACAGTAGACGTACTCCCGGGTCAGATACCCATACTCAGGGTCTGTGACATTGGGATAGACCCAGCTGTCCTCTCCAAAGCCTATGGCCTTGGAGATGGCATAATAAATGCAGGCGTTCCAGTGGATGATGACTAGGATGTAAAGAACCAAGTTGCTGATGCGGAAGATGTTGGGGTGGCTGGTTCTGGTCTCAGTCCTGTCGAAGAACTCAAACATGCGGGAGAAGCGCAGCAGCCTGTTGAAACGCAGCTCAGGGCAGTGCAGTCCCACCCAAAAATAGGCCAGGTCTGTGGGCAGCGTGGAGAGAACATCCAGCTTGAACTGGAGCGTGTGGATGTAGTTATCCCGTAACTTCTTCAGGTCCTTAACCAGGAGGCCCTGTTCCAAGAATCCTAAAGAGAAGCAAATTACAGAATTATCTTGGGTAAAGTTTAACTTTTCTGCAGGTTTTGTGAGCACCTGAGCAATAGCCTATGGAATGCTATGGATTTGTGTGCATAAATACACAGGGTCAACCAAATATTACCAGTTCCTGCCCTACTCAGTTTGTTATCACTCAAAGACTTCATCTGGCAAAAGCCACCCAAAGATATAACTCAGGGATTTAGTCTGTTGCCATGAAGAAAAAGGAACACAAAGGTTTCCATCCTCCAGACCATGAATTATTGCAGTTCTGACAGAAAACGTACGGCCAAGTGCTGCCTTCCGAGAACATTAAATTCTACCATTTTTCCGTGCAGATAATTCATTAGCTGAACTGATGCAAAATCAGAGATACAGACCTTCAGCTATGCCCGAATACTAATAGTAATGCAGGTAATTTTGTACAATTATTCAAAGGTGAATTTGAAAGCTGGGATGATTAATCTTTCATATTGAAACTTGCTTCATTTCTCAGATCTCCTAATTAGATTCTTTCTCTAGAGACTGCTTCATACCAGTGAACACTAAGGTAGGCAAAACCCTCCTTCTAATGGAACTGTGGATTAGGCCCGTCCCTTGCAGCTCATCTCCACTTGTAAGGGATTAAAGGAAAGCCAGGATGCTGCTCCTGCTCACCTGTGTGCAGGCGGATCACTGTGTCCCCGAGGTAGAGGGCATCTGAGATGTAATCTAACACCAGCCACAGCACAAAATAGGTCTTTTGCAGGTCAGTGAAGCATGCCCTGGAGGAAGGTCATCAAACAGGGTGTGAGACCAGAAATCCCCACATCTTCTCTGACTGTTACTGCTGAATGTAGGCTGATCCTGAGGTGCCCAGCTGTGCAACAGAGCTTGGCCACTGGGCACTCCTCTTCTAGGAACTTAAACTCCCTGCTCTGAAAAATCTGCCCTCCCTGGATGGAGGTAAAGCAACACCTTGACACCACCTTCCAAATGACCCTGAAACCATGGCCCTTTCCTGATGGGCCAGAATTCACAGTGATAGGGGAGGGTCTCTTTCATTTCAGTGcccaccagccccagcaccaccagtgtCAGATTGATGCTGGTTGAGCCACAACAACCAGGTGATCAGGAGGGGCAGAGGAGGCAGGAACCCTACAACTCCCAGCTCACCTGGCTACGAGCAAGCACCAGTTATAGAGGACAGGAACTGCAACCACAGCCAGCCAGTGGTAATACCAGTCCCCTGCAGGGTCCACCACAAAGAAGAGCCATTTCCTcctggaagcagagagaagagccagagctggcagtgtATGTGGAAACCAGGGTTGGAACAAACCATGTGAGCCATGTCCTTCATCCCTCGCAC
Encoded proteins:
- the CNGA2 gene encoding cyclic nucleotide-gated channel alpha-2 — translated: MPAKSNGVHSSPGNHEPGGDAEGTGLSTRTCSTQDGTSSELQRGASLHGGEQRADHAFQGQGALARIVRLVLVLRDWANKSLHEEQQRPDPFLERFQGPELLTVAAGAGDELEDEETEKLNKKRKWLFFVVDPAGDWYYHWLAVVAVPVLYNWCLLVARACFTDLQKTYFVLWLVLDYISDALYLGDTVIRLHTGFLEQGLLVKDLKKLRDNYIHTLQFKLDVLSTLPTDLAYFWVGLHCPELRFNRLLRFSRMFEFFDRTETRTSHPNIFRISNLVLYILVIIHWNACIYYAISKAIGFGEDSWVYPNVTDPEYGYLTREYVYCLYWSTLTLTTIGETPPPVRDEEYLFVIFDFLIGVLIFATIVGNVGSMISNMNATRAEFQAKIDAVKHYMQFRKVSKDLETKVIKWFDYLWTNKKAVDEREVLKNLPDKLRAEIAINVHLETLKKVRIFQNCEAGLLVELVLKLRPQVFSPGDYVCRKGDIGKEMYIIKEGKLAVVADDGMTQYALLTAGGCFGEISILNIKGSKMGNRRTANIRSLGYSDLFCLSKEDLMEAVTEYPDAKRILEERGREILIKEGLLDESAAEESTEGKSMEERLDRVASNLDMLHTRFGRLLTEYNDAQMKLKQRITALESKMRQEELEDFFSDSSDSLFEDEEKASPGGMQ